A stretch of the Enoplosus armatus isolate fEnoArm2 chromosome 13, fEnoArm2.hap1, whole genome shotgun sequence genome encodes the following:
- the mtus2a gene encoding microtubule-associated tumor suppressor candidate 2 encodes MSIPTGFQGLRVNVDRGEKIGNKTQIQFPQAGDDNANQLSSIGGQEGRGLIEDTAYSTNSIPPLVSQSESPNKLVIWGSEQQCMESDLREFEVLECQEIHTFLGKRDQDEENEEEDDGGSMRDVKDEGSMSISSSSTASSASIGVRRNDNDSNKVESKIQRHKEVQKRIACHSTEEQDTCVTVSIEKRDTRSGRAGDRERWKGGLKESKSETNVFVSSLSAVSLSGSLSSVLDSSGGALSLSPLSNSKTDSYPNTNNTTSAQTRRRAAHVDANQNSPPSHPQENHGHPQYYSQDQRQEEGSHHRNRLPSDGGLGQRRKAGFEERVMPPRRQQLVRPLCQTEMGRARSLAEPNAHLAETGQPSSPDPSPDSHSNWSNRKFTKSSLREPSDFSPLYNTSGVSQSRQPNQAAQREAAPVEKQPATTAWRNSSPSNPSTLEKRPQTQLTYRRNCSSPNRTGVDSRSSTPPHSPLRTPQGSPRRQPSMYLVSRNVPGVVRHIPSGCNPAVMTSAQGYGNSCVRAPVKTNISTSGIPKAPLNNQQSSNHRESSPSPKLKPKGVRPKIITYVRKNPQFKPQAADGPYQVSSLPSRLSAYAHSQAPTSFKDTPKDPSKPDTETRGAPVLSASNLLYDKYRQEMQTNIFPSGMLSRSIRPPGHTHTVPPAHTHAAPHAHTHSHTAPPKLGSKADNFYGPPSGVGRSDSFKGSNAEDALQARTAAQAGGSGSLLRSSRGLRLGLGAVTRTTASSAKGRGPGQGQRSTLVFSQPVQPVSPATNDQVFTDHAPTPAPTPVTAAASPQAVASRSLLPKASQSGLRPPGFSSSRLPAGRLAAFGFVRSSSVSSVSSAHSADSTQSDPCRPGLSVSEEPPLHRVATGPPSTDHQRGAPCRSNSLQPPSTPALPRRYLPAQPRSSPGVGRKEFQRSSEVTRSLPSSPKRLAVVPPKPQSPVQSGQRPAAAVRGSAPPVSPRRVAPLRLQQEQQESLQREKEEAQQKERERQAEEREKEEQREEVQRLQGRCEQQERQLRALREELKKTSLGLEAFIVTTQHYCLKNKTTEENQRKLSLEMQKIKEEMASNSARWERLQQEKTALEVAFERELQELQLQQEAELAAVEEGLRKCQSAEAEHLKAEHQSEMEELRTQQQEQVEEMTVNHQAAIQELRDMHNITMATLHEEHARTMRDLRKAHEQQKMLLEEDFEKLRLSLQDQVDTLTFQNQSLRDKAKRFEEALRRSTDEQIVDALAPYQHIEQDLKSLKEVVEMKNQQIHQQEMKISDLEKVQAQKNVFLEEKVQVLQQQNEDLKARIQMNLALSRQLSEENANLQECVEKENTEKKRLSRNNDELLWRLQTSPLMSPASSPLHRSFSTSPVPSSPFFSSSPVAGCDSPTHYHSFPQQAQYSSSPSHRAATNQNFSPGPATPTHRAASNQNYSPGPATPTHRVSANRCNSAACLSSLQR; translated from the exons ATGAGCATCCCAACTGGTTTCCAGGGACTGAGGGTCAATGTTGACAGAGGGGAAAAGATTGGAAACAAAACCCAGATCCAGTTTCCCCAAGCTGGGGATGATAATGCCAATCAATTATCTTCAATTGGTGGTCAAGAAGGAAGAGGACTAATAGAGGACACAGCGTACAGCACGAACTCCATCCCTCCTTTGGTCTCTCAGAGTGAATCCCCCAACAAGTTAGTGATCTGGGGCTCTGAGCAGCAATGCATGGAGTCTGATCTCAGAGAGTTCGAGGTTTTGGAGTGTCAGGAGATACATACATTCTTGGGTAAGAGGGATCAAGACgaggagaatgaggaggaagacgatGGAGGGAGTATGAGAGATGTAAAAGATGAGGGTTCCATGTCCATATCTTCAAGCTCAACTGCCAGCTCTGCTTCGATCGGAGTGAGGAGAAATGACAATGACAGCAACAAAGTGGAGAGCAAGATACAGAGGCACAAAGAGGTGCAGAAAAGGATTGCCTGTCATAGCACTGAAGAGCAAGACACATGTGTGACAGTCTCAATAGAGAAAAGGGACACCAGGTCAGGTAGAgcaggagacagggagagatggaaGGGAGGTCTGAAGGAGTCCAAGTCTGAGACTAATGTGTTTGTCTCCAGTCTGTCGGCCGTCTCGCTCAGCGGGAGCCTGTCAAGTGTTCTGGATAGTAGCGGAGGTgcgctgtctctctcccctctgtccaACTCCAAGACCGACTCTTATCCCAATACAAACAACACTACCTCAGCCCAGACCAGAAGAAGGGCAGCCCATGTAGATGCCAACCAGAACTCCCCGCCATCGCATCCTCAGGAGAATCATGGCCATCCTCAATACTACAGCCAGGatcagagacaggaggagggaagtCATCATAGAAATAGACTGCCCTCTGATGGGGGGCTGGGCCAAAGGAGGAAGGCTGGATTTGAGGAGAGGGTGATGCCACCACGGCGGCAACAGCTCGTCAGACCCCTCTGTCAGACAGAGATGGGAAGAGCGAGGAGCTTAGCAGAGCCCAATGCTCATCTAGCTGAGACAGGGCAACCTTCTTCCCCCGACCCCTCTCCAGATTCACACAGTAACTGGTCAAACAGAAAGTTTACAAAATCATCTTTACGTGAGCCCTCAGATTTCTCCCCCCTGTACAATACATCTGGCGTCTCACAGTCCAGGCAGCCCAACCAGGCAGCCCAGAGGGAGGCTGCACCTGTAGAAAAACAGCCGGCTACAACTGCATGGCGCAATTCAAGTCCTTCCAATCCTTCCACTTTAGAGAAGAGACCCCAGACGCAGCTCACATACAGAAGGAATTGCTCCAGTCCCAACAGGACAGGGGTTGATTCCAGGTCATCTACTCCTCCCCACTCCCCTCTCAGGACACCCCAGGGTTCACCACGCAGGCAACCCTCCATGTACCTCGTTTCCAGGAATGTCCCTGGAGTGGTTAGACACATCCCGTCAGGATGCAACCCTGCTGTAATGACATCAGCTCAGGGCTATGGCAACAGTTGCGTGAGAGCACCAGTCAAAACCAATATAAGCACAAGTGGAATCCCCAAAGCGCCTCTTAACAACCAGCAGAGCTCTAACCACAGAGAGAGCTCCCCATCACCTAAACTTAAACCTAAAGGAGTTCGGCCCAAAATCATTACCTATGTCCGAAAGAATCCTCAGTTTAAGCCCCAGGCTGCTGACGGACCTTATCAGGTGTCCTCTCTACCATCCAGGCTCTCAGCATACGCACACAGCCAAGCACCCACTTCCTTCAAAGACACCCCAAAAGACCCCTCCAAGCCTGACACAGAGACCAGAGGAGCCCCAGTACTCAGTGCTTCCAATCTGCTTTACGACAAGTACCGCCAAGAGATGCAGACAAACATCTTCCCATCAGGAATGCTGAGCAGGAGTATCAGGCcccctggacacacacacactgtcccccctgcacacacacatgccgctccacatgcacacacacacagccacacagcacCCCCGAAACTGGGCAGCAAAGCAGACAACTTCTACGGGCCACCATCAGGG GTGGGAAGATCTGACAGTTTTAAAGGAAGCAATGCTGAAGACGCACTGCAGGCCCGGACGGCTGCTCAGGCGGGAGGGAGCGGCAGTCTCCTACGCTCTAGCAGAGGTCTGCGCCTGGGCCTGGGAGCCGTCACCAGGACGACTGCCAGCTCAGCCAAGGGCAGAGGACCAGgtcagggtcagaggtcaacgcTGGTCTTCAGCCAGCCAGTCCAACCTGTCAGCCCAGCGACCA ATGACCAGGTCTTCACCGATCATGCACCCACTCCTGCTCCCACcccagtgacagcagcagcctcgCCCCAGGCCGTGGCCTCCAGGTCTCTGCTTCCCAAAGCCAGCCAGTCAGGCCTGCGCCCCCCAGGCTTCAGCTCCAGCCGTCTCCCTGCGGGCCGCCTGGCAGCCTTTGGCTTCGTCAGGAGCTCCAGCGTGTCCTCCGTGTCCTCAGCCCACTCTGCTGACAGCACGCAGAGTGACCCCTGCAGG CCAGGTCTGAGTGTGAGCGAGGAGCCTCCTCTTCACAGAGTGGCCACCGGCCCTCCGTCGACAGATCACCAGAGAGGGGCTCCATGTCGCAGCAACAGCCTCCAGCCGCCCTCTACCCCAGCCCTGCCCCGGCGCTACCTGCCCGCCCAGCCAAGGAGCTCCCCTGGAG TTGGCAGGAAGGAGTTTCAGCGGAGTTCAGAGGTCACACGTTCTCTCCCGTCCTCCCCAAAGAGGCTGGCGGTTGTTCCTCCCAAACCTCAGTCCCCGG TCCAGTCTGGGCAGAGGCCCGCAGCAGCAGTGCGAGGGTCAGCTCCCCCAGTGTCCCCTCGCCGTGTGGCCCCCCTGAGGCTGCAGCAGGAACAGCAGGagagcctgcagagagagaaagaggaggctcaacaaaaagagagagagaggcaagcagaggaaagagaaaaagaagagcagagggaggag GTTCAGAGGCTGCAGGGGCGCTGTgagcagcaggagaggcagCTGAGAGCTCTAAGAGAAGAACTGAAGAAGACTTCCTTGGGTCTGGAAGCCTTCATTGTCACCACTCAGCATTACTGCCTCAAG aataaaacgaCAGAAGAAAATCAAAGGAAACTGTCCTTGGAAATGCAAAAGATCAAAGAGGAAATGG CATCCAACTCAGCACGATGGGAGAGACTCCAGCAGGAAAAGACAGCGCTGGAGGTGGCGTTTGAGCgcgagctgcaggagctgcagctgcagcaggaggcgGAGCTGGCTGCTGTGGAGGAGGGGCTTAGGAAGTGTCAGTCAGCAGAGGCAGAACACCTGAAGGCAGAGCATCAGtcagagatggaggagctgaggacTCAGCAACAGGAGCAG gTGGAGGAGATGACTGTCAACCACCAGGCAGCCATTCAGGAGCTCAGAGACATGCATaacatcaccatggcaacactgCATGAGGAGCACGCCCGTACCATGAGAG ACTTAAGGAAAGCTCATGAGCAGCAGAAGATGCTTCTCGAGGAGGATTTTGAGAAACTCAGACTTTCTCTACAG GATCAAGTGGATACCCTCACATTTCAAAACCAGAGTCTGAGGGACAAAGCCAAACGCTTTGAGGAGGCTTTGAGGAGGAGTACAGATGAACAGATAGTT GATGCTTTGGCTCCATACCAGCACATTGAGCAAGATCTGAAGAGCTTGAAGGAGGTTGTGGAAATGAAGAACCAGCAGATACACCAGCAGGAGATGAAGATCTCTGATCTGGAGAAAGTG CAGGCCCAAAAGAACGTGTTCCTTGAGGAGAAGGTCCaggttctgcagcagcagaatgaaGATCTGAAGGCTCGTATTCAAATGAACCTGGCCCTGTCCAG GCAACTGTCAGAGGAGAACGCCAACCTCCAGGAGTGCGTCGAGAAGGAGAACACTGAGAAGAAGCGGCTGAGTCGGAACAACGATGAGCTCCTCTGGCGTCTCCAGACCAGTCCCCTCATGTCCCCTGCCTCCTCCCCACTGCACcgctccttctccacctcccccGTCCCCTCATCCccattcttctcctcctcacctgtggCAGGGTGCGACTCCCCCACTCACTACCACAGCTTTCCCCAGCAGGCTCAAtactcctcctccccctcccacaGAGCCGCCACCAATCAAAATTTCTCCCCGGGCCCAGCCACACCCACTCACAGGGCGGCGAGCAATCAGAATTACTCCCCTGGCCCGGCCACGCCCACACACAGGGTGTCAGCCAATCGCTGTAACTCAGCAGCTTGTCTCAGCTCTTTGCAGAGATAa